One bacterium DNA segment encodes these proteins:
- the meaB gene encoding methylmalonyl Co-A mutase-associated GTPase MeaB, with translation MISRPPDLATLAAGILSGDRSLLARAITLAESRRPEDARRAAELLRRLAPHTGGSLRLGISGPPGAGKSTLIDALGCRLIEAGHRVAVLAVDPSSRVSGGSILGDKTRMAKLAAREEAFIRPSPSGGSLGGVARRTRESLRLCEAAGFDVVLVETVGVGQSEVAVRDLVDVFLLLLLPSSGDDLQGIKRGVMEQADIIAVNKADGDTRPAALRTQADMAVALHLSMGEGPAAWTRQVLACSAASGEGLDEVWRQVLACRAARSADGGLHALRLEQERRWFRLMTEEAVLERVFGPRPMSDLRRRLEEEVASGRLPAEAALLDLLDQWDHPGGPLPA, from the coding sequence ATGATCAGCCGGCCACCCGATCTGGCGACCCTCGCCGCCGGCATCCTCTCCGGCGATCGCAGCCTGCTGGCCCGCGCCATCACCCTGGCCGAGAGCCGCCGCCCGGAGGACGCCCGCCGTGCCGCCGAGCTGCTCCGCCGCCTGGCTCCCCACACGGGTGGCAGCCTGCGCCTGGGCATCTCCGGCCCGCCCGGCGCCGGCAAGAGCACTCTCATCGACGCCCTGGGCTGCCGGCTGATCGAGGCGGGGCACCGGGTGGCCGTCCTCGCGGTGGATCCCTCCAGCCGCGTCTCCGGCGGCAGCATCCTGGGGGACAAGACCCGCATGGCGAAGCTGGCGGCGCGGGAGGAGGCCTTCATCCGGCCCAGCCCCTCCGGCGGCAGCCTGGGCGGCGTGGCGCGGCGCACGCGCGAAAGCCTGCGGCTCTGCGAGGCGGCCGGCTTTGACGTGGTGCTGGTGGAGACAGTGGGCGTGGGCCAAAGCGAGGTGGCGGTGCGCGACCTGGTGGACGTTTTCCTGCTGCTCCTGCTGCCCTCCTCCGGTGACGACCTGCAGGGGATCAAACGAGGGGTGATGGAGCAGGCCGACATCATTGCCGTCAACAAGGCCGACGGCGACACGCGCCCCGCCGCCCTGCGCACCCAGGCCGACATGGCCGTCGCCCTGCATTTGTCCATGGGGGAGGGCCCGGCCGCCTGGACGCGGCAGGTCCTGGCCTGCAGCGCCGCCAGCGGCGAGGGCCTGGACGAGGTCTGGCGGCAGGTGCTGGCCTGCCGGGCGGCCCGTTCCGCCGACGGGGGCCTGCACGCCCTGCGTCTGGAGCAGGAGCGCCGCTGGTTCCGCCTGATGACCGAGGAGGCCGTGCTCGAGCGCGTCTTCGGACCCCGCCCCATGAGCGACCTGCGCCGCCGCCTGGAGGAGGAGGTGGCTTCAGGCCGCCTGCCCGCCGAGGCCGCCCTCCTGGACCTGTTGGACCAGTGGGACCATCCCGGCGGCCCGCTTCCCGCCTGA
- a CDS encoding Crp/Fnr family transcriptional regulator translates to MMTDPLFLRSVILFEDLEDGDLMRVAERLSVKRYRKNNLIIFEEDEGQVLFVIRSGRVKISRINSSGEEVILAILGPADFFGELSIVDGGPRSATVTSLEEVELLSLRRKDFFDILQSHPSVAITLLKLMAGRIRKTDAQLVSLSSLDARGRVINTLVHLCRDLGRESGTDMILVNLPLQRDLASMAGTSRETMSRLLARLESEGWLERSGSDLVVHNFAEFRKLHG, encoded by the coding sequence ATGATGACGGATCCCCTCTTCCTGCGCAGTGTCATCCTCTTCGAGGATCTGGAGGACGGCGACCTGATGCGCGTGGCGGAGCGCCTCAGCGTCAAGCGGTACCGCAAGAACAACCTGATCATCTTCGAGGAGGACGAGGGCCAGGTCCTCTTCGTCATCCGCAGCGGCCGGGTCAAGATCTCCCGCATCAACTCCTCCGGGGAGGAGGTCATCCTCGCCATCCTCGGCCCAGCCGATTTCTTCGGCGAGCTGTCCATCGTGGACGGGGGGCCGCGCAGCGCCACCGTCACCTCGCTGGAGGAGGTGGAGCTGCTCAGCCTGCGCCGCAAGGACTTCTTCGACATCCTGCAAAGCCATCCATCGGTCGCCATCACCCTCTTGAAACTGATGGCCGGCCGCATCCGCAAGACGGACGCCCAGCTCGTCTCCCTCTCTTCGCTGGACGCGCGGGGACGCGTGATCAACACCCTGGTCCATCTTTGCCGGGACCTGGGACGGGAGTCCGGCACGGACATGATCCTGGTCAACCTCCCCCTGCAGCGGGATCTGGCCTCCATGGCGGGCACCAGCCGCGAGACCATGTCCCGCCTGCTGGCCCGGCTGGAAAGCGAAGGCTGGCTGGAGCGCAGCGGCTCCGACCTCGTGGTCCACAACTTTGCCGAGTTTCGCAAGCTGCACGGCTGA
- the scpA gene encoding methylmalonyl-CoA mutase has protein sequence MSRLPDFSRLPWKAVAGSGLALPRDGAGRWQTAEQIEVASRHDQRDGEGLEHLGFTAGLAPFLRGPYPLMYVTQPWTVRQYAGFSTAEESNAFYRRNLAAGQKGLSIAFDLATHRGYDSDHPRVTGDVGKAGVAIDSILDMRILFDGIPLDQMSVSMTMNGAVLPIMALYIVAAREQGVALDQLAGTIQNDILKEFMVRNTYIYPPAPSMRIIADIFRYTSRHMPRYNSISISGYHMQEAGATADLELAYTLADGLEYVRSGLAAGLDIDAFAPRLSFFFAIGMHHFLEVAKLRAPRLLCPRLLQPFHPRNPKSLALRTHCQTSGWSLTEQDPWNNVARTCIEALAAAGGHTQSLHTNALDEAIALPTDFSARIARNTQLLLQEESGLCRVVDPWGGSHHVERLTHDLVRRAWRLIQEVEELGGMARAIESGLPKLRIEEAAARRQARIDAGKDTIVGLNRFRLEREDPIEILEVDNSAVREAQIERLRRLRAGRDEARCQAALKALTHGAAHPGGEVNLLELAVRAVEAQASLGEISLALEEVFGRHQAVVRSVSGVYSREAQDMANFQEVRRRCEAFAAATGRQPRILIVKLGQDGHDRGAKVVATAYADMGFDVDVGPLFQTPAEAARQAVENDVHVVGMSSLAAGHKTLLPELAAELKRRDREDILLVVGGVIPKQDYDFLLANGAGAIFGPGTVIPDAALRMLELLAERFGPDRP, from the coding sequence ATGAGCCGCCTGCCGGATTTCAGCCGCCTGCCCTGGAAAGCCGTGGCGGGTTCGGGTCTGGCCCTGCCGCGCGACGGGGCCGGCCGGTGGCAAACGGCCGAGCAGATCGAGGTGGCCTCCCGTCACGACCAGCGTGATGGGGAGGGCCTCGAGCACCTGGGCTTCACGGCCGGCCTCGCCCCCTTCCTGCGCGGACCCTATCCGCTCATGTACGTCACCCAGCCCTGGACGGTGCGCCAGTACGCCGGCTTCTCCACCGCCGAGGAGTCCAACGCCTTCTATCGCCGCAACCTGGCCGCCGGGCAGAAGGGGCTGTCCATCGCCTTCGACCTGGCCACCCATCGAGGCTATGACAGCGACCACCCCCGGGTGACGGGTGACGTGGGAAAAGCCGGCGTCGCCATCGACTCCATCCTGGACATGCGCATCCTCTTCGACGGCATCCCCCTGGACCAGATGTCCGTCTCCATGACCATGAACGGGGCCGTCCTCCCCATCATGGCCCTCTACATCGTGGCGGCCCGCGAGCAGGGCGTCGCGCTGGATCAATTGGCCGGCACGATCCAGAACGACATCCTGAAGGAGTTCATGGTCCGCAACACCTACATCTATCCACCGGCGCCCAGCATGCGGATCATCGCCGACATCTTCCGCTACACCAGCCGCCACATGCCCCGCTACAACAGCATCTCCATCAGCGGCTACCACATGCAGGAAGCGGGTGCCACGGCGGACCTGGAGCTGGCCTACACCCTGGCCGACGGCCTCGAGTACGTGCGCAGCGGCCTGGCGGCGGGCCTGGACATCGACGCCTTCGCCCCCCGCCTCTCCTTCTTCTTCGCCATCGGCATGCACCACTTCTTGGAAGTGGCCAAACTGCGCGCCCCCCGCCTGCTCTGTCCGCGCCTCCTGCAGCCCTTCCATCCGCGCAATCCCAAAAGCCTGGCCCTGCGCACGCACTGCCAGACCAGCGGCTGGAGCCTGACCGAGCAGGACCCCTGGAACAATGTGGCCCGCACTTGCATCGAGGCCCTGGCGGCGGCGGGTGGCCACACCCAGAGCCTGCACACCAACGCCCTGGACGAGGCGATCGCCCTGCCCACTGATTTCAGCGCCCGCATCGCCCGCAACACCCAGCTCCTGTTGCAGGAGGAAAGCGGTCTCTGCCGCGTGGTGGACCCGTGGGGAGGCAGCCATCATGTGGAGCGCCTCACCCACGACCTGGTCCGGCGCGCCTGGCGCCTCATCCAGGAGGTGGAGGAGCTGGGCGGCATGGCCCGCGCCATCGAGAGCGGGCTGCCCAAACTGCGCATCGAGGAGGCGGCCGCCCGGCGCCAGGCGCGCATCGACGCGGGCAAGGACACCATCGTCGGCCTCAACCGCTTCCGCCTGGAGCGCGAGGACCCCATCGAGATTCTTGAAGTGGACAACAGCGCCGTGCGCGAGGCCCAGATCGAGCGGCTCAGGCGCCTGCGTGCCGGGCGCGACGAAGCCCGCTGCCAGGCCGCCCTCAAGGCCCTGACCCACGGCGCCGCCCACCCCGGCGGGGAGGTCAACCTGCTCGAGCTGGCGGTGAGGGCGGTGGAGGCCCAGGCCAGCCTGGGGGAGATCAGCCTCGCCCTCGAGGAGGTCTTCGGCCGGCACCAGGCGGTGGTGCGCAGCGTGTCGGGCGTCTATTCGCGGGAGGCGCAGGATATGGCCAACTTCCAGGAGGTGCGGCGACGCTGCGAAGCCTTCGCCGCGGCCACGGGCCGGCAGCCGCGCATCCTCATCGTCAAGCTGGGGCAGGACGGCCACGATCGCGGCGCCAAGGTGGTGGCCACCGCCTACGCCGACATGGGCTTCGACGTGGACGTCGGCCCGCTCTTCCAGACCCCGGCCGAGGCGGCGCGCCAGGCCGTGGAGAACGACGTGCACGTGGTGGGCATGAGCAGCCTGGCCGCCGGACACAAGACCCTCCTGCCCGAGCTGGCCGCCGAACTGAAGCGCAGGGATCGGGAGGACATCCTCCTCGTCGTGGGGGGAGTCATCCCCAAACAGGACTACGACTTCCTCCTGGCCAATGGTGCCGGGGCCATTTTCGGGCCGGGCACGGTCATTCCCGACGCGGCCCTGCGCATGCTGGAGCTGCTGGCGGAGCGTTTCGGTCCCGACCGCCCATGA
- a CDS encoding mannose-1-phosphate guanylyltransferase, which produces MSERVWAVVMAGGVGARFWPLSRIERPKQFLSVFGEQPLLVETVRRLLPLVPADRILVITSALHAQRSRELLPALPPGNVIGEPIGRNTAPCIALASLIVRRRDPDARVIVLPADHYVGDDEEFLCTLERALTACRGGHLVTLGIAPDRPETGYGYIQHEEEELHPGVHAVRTFAEKPNLMTATRFLRSGDFLWNAGIFVWENDVLIDALENWLPDTWEAVAALEPELDEPGFEAALSLCYTGLRSVSIDVGVMEPAGRMAGKVRVIRCSFPWNDVGTWAEIHRMLEKDEAGNTTQGEALFVVSRGCHVQADRRTVVLLGMQDTIVVDTPDALLICAMERHQELPLVIQRLKDEGLHELL; this is translated from the coding sequence ATGAGCGAACGCGTCTGGGCCGTGGTGATGGCGGGAGGCGTGGGGGCGCGCTTCTGGCCCCTGTCGCGCATTGAACGGCCCAAGCAGTTCCTGTCCGTCTTCGGGGAGCAGCCCCTGCTGGTGGAAACCGTGCGCCGCCTGCTGCCCCTGGTTCCGGCCGATCGGATCCTGGTCATCACCAGCGCCCTGCACGCGCAGCGCAGCCGGGAGCTGTTGCCCGCCCTTCCGCCCGGCAACGTGATCGGCGAGCCCATCGGACGCAACACGGCGCCCTGCATCGCCCTTGCCTCCCTCATCGTCCGCCGGCGCGATCCCGACGCCCGCGTCATCGTGCTGCCGGCAGACCATTACGTGGGGGACGACGAGGAGTTCCTCTGCACCCTGGAGCGGGCGCTCACGGCCTGTCGCGGTGGCCATCTGGTCACCCTGGGGATCGCCCCCGACCGGCCGGAAACGGGCTACGGCTACATCCAGCATGAGGAGGAGGAGCTGCATCCCGGCGTGCACGCGGTGCGCACCTTCGCCGAGAAGCCCAACCTGATGACGGCCACGCGCTTCCTCCGCTCAGGGGACTTCCTCTGGAACGCGGGCATTTTCGTCTGGGAGAACGATGTCCTGATCGACGCCCTGGAAAACTGGCTGCCCGACACCTGGGAGGCGGTGGCCGCCCTGGAGCCGGAGCTGGACGAACCCGGTTTCGAGGCGGCGCTTTCCCTGTGTTATACCGGTCTACGTTCCGTCTCCATCGACGTGGGGGTGATGGAACCCGCCGGACGGATGGCGGGCAAGGTCCGGGTGATCCGCTGCTCCTTTCCCTGGAACGATGTGGGCACCTGGGCCGAGATCCACCGCATGCTGGAGAAGGACGAGGCAGGCAACACGACCCAGGGCGAGGCCCTTTTCGTGGTCAGCCGGGGTTGCCATGTCCAGGCCGATCGGCGCACGGTCGTGCTGCTGGGCATGCAGGACACGATCGTGGTGGACACGCCCGACGCCCTCCTCATCTGCGCCATGGAGCGTCATCAGGAATTGCCCCTGGTCATCCAGCGCCTCAAGGACGAGGGTCTGCACGAGCTGCTTTAG
- a CDS encoding methylmalonyl-CoA mutase family protein codes for MADQSPPSTPLFAAFPKSSAADWAARARESLKGRSLESLPGETEDGLPREPIYSEASCAQLLHLQLVDPPGAVVEGELPAAWEIRQHPQCTEAAALGRELAWLAARGQRVLPLTLGRQVPRDGQALGRLLSGLPSGKAVVELEAGPEVALAHRLLGTLPGGPHVLLADWISPALIQGKHPLATTARDLAHLWAASNPEPLSASWLASGVTAHEAGASPAQELACWLACWTAGLRDLEEAGAPLEEALAGARHELAAGREVFDTMAKLRAARLLAARILEACGRPPEQRRIVLRVRGALRTQTRHDPWTNLLRATLQGFAAGVGGADSLHLPSMAEGLGQTDEQARRLAANTQVILQEEAHLARVADPGRGSWYLESLTAGMAEAAWSLFQDLESAGGWWAALVEGLPQGWIREAAERRAARLARRREALVGTSVYPNLAEKLPDWARDSHDPEAVASTGDDFAPLRPRRLAEELEALRRRGEAAATQGAGPVWLACCGPLRQHKARADFCRGLLAAGGWRSIQGEGAADGDLAAAAAFQSGAPVTILCSTDESYPELAPAFVAGLRRREGEAGRRPALILLAGHPPEQVDALRDAGVAGFLHVKGSMSDLFTQILHHVEVST; via the coding sequence ATGGCCGACCAGTCCCCTCCTTCCACGCCGCTCTTCGCGGCGTTTCCGAAATCAAGCGCCGCGGATTGGGCCGCCAGGGCCAGGGAAAGCCTCAAGGGGCGTAGTCTCGAATCGCTGCCGGGAGAGACGGAGGACGGCCTCCCGCGGGAGCCCATCTACAGCGAAGCCTCCTGTGCCCAATTGCTGCATCTGCAGCTGGTGGACCCCCCGGGGGCGGTGGTGGAGGGGGAGCTGCCCGCCGCCTGGGAGATTCGCCAGCATCCGCAGTGCACCGAGGCCGCCGCCCTGGGCCGCGAACTGGCGTGGCTGGCCGCTCGCGGCCAGCGGGTGCTGCCCCTCACCTTGGGCCGGCAGGTCCCGCGTGATGGGCAGGCCCTGGGCCGCTTGCTCAGTGGCCTCCCGTCCGGCAAGGCCGTGGTGGAGCTGGAAGCGGGGCCGGAGGTGGCCCTGGCCCACCGCCTGCTCGGCACCCTGCCGGGAGGACCGCATGTCCTGTTGGCGGACTGGATCAGCCCGGCCCTCATCCAGGGCAAACATCCCCTGGCCACCACCGCCCGCGACCTGGCCCACCTCTGGGCGGCGTCGAATCCGGAACCGCTGAGCGCCTCCTGGCTGGCCAGCGGAGTGACCGCCCACGAGGCGGGAGCCAGCCCGGCCCAGGAGCTGGCCTGCTGGCTCGCCTGCTGGACAGCCGGCCTGCGCGACCTGGAGGAGGCGGGGGCTCCCCTCGAAGAGGCCCTGGCTGGCGCGCGACACGAACTGGCCGCCGGGCGCGAGGTATTCGACACCATGGCCAAATTGCGCGCCGCCCGGCTCCTGGCGGCTCGCATCCTCGAGGCCTGCGGCCGACCGCCGGAGCAGCGCCGCATTGTGCTGCGCGTGCGCGGCGCCTTGCGCACCCAAACCCGCCACGATCCCTGGACCAACCTGCTGCGCGCCACGCTGCAGGGTTTTGCCGCGGGCGTCGGTGGTGCCGACAGCCTGCACCTGCCCTCCATGGCGGAGGGACTGGGCCAGACCGACGAGCAGGCCCGGCGCCTGGCCGCCAACACTCAGGTCATCCTGCAGGAGGAGGCCCATCTGGCCCGCGTGGCCGATCCGGGGCGGGGCAGCTGGTATCTGGAAAGCCTGACGGCCGGGATGGCGGAGGCGGCCTGGAGCCTCTTCCAGGACCTGGAGTCCGCCGGCGGCTGGTGGGCGGCCCTGGTGGAAGGCCTGCCCCAGGGCTGGATCCGCGAGGCGGCGGAGCGCCGCGCCGCCCGTTTGGCCCGGCGCCGGGAGGCGCTGGTGGGCACCAGCGTGTATCCCAACCTGGCCGAGAAGCTGCCCGACTGGGCGCGGGACAGCCATGACCCGGAAGCAGTGGCGTCCACCGGCGACGATTTCGCGCCCCTCCGGCCCCGGCGCCTGGCCGAGGAGCTGGAGGCCCTGCGCCGCCGCGGGGAGGCGGCGGCCACCCAGGGCGCCGGCCCCGTCTGGCTGGCCTGCTGTGGCCCGCTGCGCCAGCACAAGGCCCGGGCCGACTTCTGCCGCGGCCTGCTGGCGGCGGGAGGCTGGCGAAGCATCCAGGGAGAGGGCGCCGCTGACGGGGATCTGGCCGCCGCCGCCGCCTTCCAGTCCGGCGCGCCCGTGACCATCCTCTGCTCGACGGACGAGAGCTACCCTGAACTGGCCCCCGCCTTCGTGGCCGGCTTGCGGCGACGGGAGGGGGAGGCCGGACGCCGGCCCGCCCTCATCCTGCTCGCCGGCCATCCACCCGAGCAGGTGGATGCCCTGCGGGACGCCGGCGTGGCGGGCTTTCTCCACGTCAAGGGCAGCATGAGCGACCTCTTCACCCAAATCCTGCATCACGTGGAGGTGTCCACATGA